GTTTCTTCGAAACCACCTCGGATGCCACACActggcagcaccgccgccaagcgcagcagcagtcagCGACGACCCAGGAGGACATGGATTTACTCGCCACCCCAGTGCTGCGGTGAAGCCAAACAATGGCGCGCCCCTCGCATGCGAGTTCGCGCACGCAACAGATGGGCGGGTGATGATCATAAAGGCTGCTCTTGCGTCTTGGTCTCGTGGTGCTTCCCTCTTGCCTCGTCTCTGAGAAGATCGTCGTGGGCAaaggtgtatgtgtgcgtgctcggAAAAGCACTGCTGTGCGAAGTGAGAGCCTGGCGCTAGACTTGTGAATGGACTGTGGGCGAGGATGAGACACGGCAGAACACGAATAATTGTGCTCGCATGAATCAAGTGGGCGTTGCTGGGGCGGAGGTGAGGTAGGATTGCTTGCGGAGCCTGTATGAGTGTGCGCATGAATAGGACTGGAGCGTTCCCTCTTCACGTCCGTTTGCTTATACGTCTGTGCAAGCAGTCGATCtccggcgaaggcggcgaagTCCTGCCGCCCTCCCAGGACAATCACCCCGCCAAGAGAGTTTGCACAAAAGCGCCtgaccctcccctcccccccccccgcacccgcacccgcaccctcCACGCCTCTGACATATGCATACAGATACACCtctatatctatctatatctatatctatatctatatatagatatagatagatatataGATATGTGTATCTGTATGTATATCGAATTGCCTGTTGGTTGGTAGTTGGCGTTATCCTTCGTCCTTTGTTTCCCcgttccttttttttttcgttttcgcttTCGCATATcgaccgaaaaaaaaaaacagcgaagacgcggcggcgctgtgaAGGCATCGCGTCcggcctctcctcctcctcctcctcctttttttcttttcttcaGCCACGGGGGACCTACAGGTGAGCAATGTGCAAAGACAAGCATCTTCTCTGCTCGCTCCCTTTTGCACGACAACACGATAGTTGTATTTCGGCGTTCTACATGATGCTCTCGACGCCCACCCGTGTGGCCAAAAGTTTTTCGTCCTTCGGTGCTCAATCCTGTGCGGAGCGTTCTCACTGTTTCGTCACCATTCAGTGTAGTGCTTATTCTTGCTGGCAGTGCAGCTTGCGTCTTCCTCTGCGTTGCCGTCAGCGTGTCGCCACGCGGCTTCCCAGTTCCCAGTTTTGTGAGGAAGCCGGCATGCTGACAAAGGAGTTCGCTCAGTGGTTTTGAGCGAATGGCACTGTCCACATGGACTgcgcagaaagagaggacCCCCACCAATGCGTGTAAGCGCACTCGTGACAGTGCAAGGAATGTATCACAGTTTGTCTTGCGAGCAGTGTCATGTCTGCGTGTGTTCTCTCCCGCACCAAAGGATGCTGACGTTCTGCTCGACGAGAGTCGCAGCGATGCTACTCCCGTCACTACTAGTGGGGCAAGGCATGGTTCTGGCCAGAAGTCTGCTTGCAAGATAAATGAGACCCGCGAGCGTGGCGAAGACGCGGCGAAACGTGCCCTCCCTGAATGTGGAGGAATGCTGCAAAGCACATGCGACTATCAGGAGCGTCAGCGCACATACATCACATTCTTTtcgtccctcccccttctctttttctccacgccgccgcgcgacaCCATTGGCAGAGCCGCCGATTCCCTTTTCTCTCATCTCGTTTTCCATCTTACGGTGGTGCTGGTACGGGTCTGCTTCCTCCGAGCTTCTCTCattgctgtgtgtgtggccccATCCCCATATCTTCAGTATAAAGTGGCCCCCTCCGACAAAGAAGCGCTCGCCGTTCTCTTTTCAGGCTCCATGAACTGCCTGCATGCAACCTTTGCGCTGTTGGCATAATATGCACTGGAATGGTggtccctctctccctttcgcTTCGCATGTCAAGCAGCTGTGGCCACGTTCTCTGATGAAACACCTCCCCTTTCTCCGCCCTTTTCTtagcgacgccgccgctctgGTTCTTTGTCTTCTCTGCGCTCCACGACACAGTGCGCCAAGCGCGCAAGCGAGCAAACTGGTCTTTCCCATCCAGCGCGAGTGCAGTCTCTCGCTGATTAAGCAGCCAAAGCCAGCaagagcaacagcagcagcagcaggcactgACAAGCCACCCGTATTACGGTGACTCTCCGACTGAGTCGCTGTCTTTCTGCTTCTCGGCGCCAGTACGCAAGGACGTCCTGTGTACTTGTTAAACCATTGCGTGTACTTGCTTTCAGTTGTATGTAACCCTTTCCTATATTTTGGGCACGCACCGGCTCCCTAGCGTGCATCGCGTCCGCTAACGAGCGACTTTCTACAGGTGGGACACACAGAGCTCAGCTGGAACACTTCGGCACGAGAGATGAGGTTCATGGACGTGGCGCTGGCCGCAGAGGCGGTCGTCATCATCACCGTCATCCTCACAGTCCCCTACACGGAGATCGACTGGAAGGCGTacatggaggaggtggaggggttTCTTGCTGGCGAGCTGGACTATCGCAACCTTAAGGGCGGCACCGGGCCACTGGTCTACCCGGGCGGCTTTGTGTGGGTGTACAGTGTCCTCTACTATCTCACCAAGAAGGGTGAGGCCATTGAGTTGGCTCAGTGGATATACGCCGGCGTCTACCTTGTGACCTTGACAATAATCTTGCGCCTCTACACCCGCTCCGGGCTCACGTGGAAGACCATGATACCGCTCTTCGTCTCCAAGCGCATTCGCAGCCTCTACGTGCTGCGCCTTTTCAACGACTGCTGGGCCATGTTGTTCTTgttcgccgccgtctccttcATCGCTGGCCgccccagcggcgccgccaaaCGCTCGCGTCAGTGGTTTATTGGGTGCCTCTGCTACTCTATCGCCGTGTCCATCAAGATGAACGTGCTCCTCTTCGCACCAGGCATGCTTTACGTGATGCTCCGAACACTTCCTTTCGGGCGAGTCGCGTGGTACCTGCTTGTCTGTGCGGCGTGGCAAGTGGCCGCAGGCTTGCCTTTTCTGGCCTACGACTATAGGGCCTACCTATCGAAAAGCTTTGAGCTTGATCGCGTCTTTCTGCAGCGGTGGTCGGTAAACTATCAATTCCTCAATGCCGAGATTTTTGTAAAGCCGGAGTTTGGCCAGGCGCTGCTCGCGATGACAGTTGCAACGTGGGTTTTGCtgtggcgcacgcgctggGCCGCACGCACGTACTTGACGgatgcggaggcgcaggtATTGCATCCGGCAATTTCCGATACGCGTCGGCAGAACACGCCCTTGCGCCGCGGAACTGCCGACGGTGACGAGACGATGGACGACGAGGCACAGGAGCAGGCGGTATACGCGGCCACACTGCTCACTTTCTTCGAGGCCAACCTTGTCGGCGTCATATTTGCCCGCTCCATCCATTACCAGTTCTACACGTGGTTCTTCTACATGGTGCCCTTTGTTCTCGCCTACACGACGTTCCCACGGGTGCTGCGGCTTGTGAGCTTTGCCCTCATCCGCCAGGGGTTCGAGTCGTTCCCACCGACGCCGAAGACGTCGATGATGCTACAAGGCGGCTTTGCCTTGACGCTGTTTGCGTTCCTCTTTTTGGGTCGTGAAGCTCGTCCAGCTGCCACGCGGGAGGAAGCGCATCCGACCCGGGACAATGAACCAAAGCTGCCACAAACACAGGGGACGGCTGACGCAACAGGCGGGGAGAAAATACGGTGAGGTGGACGTCACATCCTAAGCCACTGCTAAGTCCGTTGTGGGGGCACTGGCAGCGGATGCTGTCGCAACTGCAAAGAGCCCATCGCCACGGGAATCGGTCTCGCCTCCTGCGCGGGCAGGCCAGGCCAAAGCCGCTTCCCCAGTAGGCAGCGATGAAATCCGCTGCTGCAACCAAGAAGTCCAAGTGGTGATCAGCACGCGCCATCAGACAGGCTCTCTGCGCGACACTCCAGTAACTCACTCTTCCTTCATCTAAAGTGTTGGACTCGCATAAATGTCCGTGCGGTGGTCGGTGTTTGGTCATCATCTCGTTGTGGTTTATTTCTGTCATCATCGCTCCCTCTCAAGCGTTTAtcagcggtggcgcagtGGAACCCAGGCGCGCGCTCGGACGCCTAATCGAGGTGCCTTCGTCTGCCTTTCTCTGTACGTGTGTGTTAGTGTGTGATGATGCATTCATCCAAACCCCTTTACGCTTTACATGTTTAGCGGCGGCTCGCCTCACGTACAATATGTGGCTTCTCTCTGAAAGAGAAGGGGTAGAACAGATTCCGGAGAGGGTTTTGTGCGATAGCGTGCCCTGCTAACATGAACACGCCGACTGACATATGCCGACAATCACAGCTGAAGTATCTCTGTCGCACTGCGGCTATGTAAAGAAGCCGGCTCCACCAAAACCGTTTGGTGTCGTTCAGCCCGATGCGATTtcaccgcgcgcagcgcggcctgGGCCCACGATCACgctcagcaccaccgccatgcAGGAAAGGACGAAAAAAGCAGTAGGTGGATGCGGATCTTCGTTGAATCATGGGCCCGCTTCGTAGCGAGCTGCTACAAACGCGATCATGACCGCAAGTTTCTCCAGCTCAGCGTCAACTCACACCTGTCCGCCGGCACCAAGAATCCGCAACTGTACCCGAGGGCATGCTGCAAGCTGCTTGGCTCCCCCACACAGTGTGGAAGCTATACTATGATATCACAGTGAAGTGGCCGGCGTCGTCAGGGATGCCCAAAACGAAACGAGAAAAGTGACAGCTGACATTAGAAGTTGCATGTACATGTCTACAAGCGTGTATATACGGatgtgcgtgggtgtggtgCACCTCCAAGCGATTTGTCCTACCTCGCGTAAACGTCTTCATTCTCGCGCCCTCAATTCAAATTTGGCAGCCGCTTCTGCGATGCGTGAAGGCCGTATGTAGCTCCCTCTCTGGCCCTCTCACACAGTGCACGAAACGAGCAACTGGAAGGCGCACGAGCCGTGCGCGCCATTGAACACACAACAATGAAAACAAAGCGATGGAAAACAGAGAGTGCATGAGACGTTTAAGGCAATCATTAGACACGATGGTGCAGCGAGTCTTACCGCTTGAATcgctgcgcttgcgcacTGTTTTGCTTGTTTTGATTTGCCGACCCATCATGCTGACGTCTTCACGGCTGTTTTCACTCTCGTGCCCCCTCCACTACAACCTACCTGTccatctcttcctcctcttctcgtATGCCCCCTTCTTTTTTGGCGTGACGTTGACGCGAATGACGCTCACATGGCGCACATCGACTCACCGACACCCACAACCACCGCAAGAGAAATACCGACACCCATCACGAGGCGTGCTTCTTccttctcgtttttttttttgctttgttCGGCATCCCGAGCGCACCGCCATCATCTGCCAGCGACTACGCCGCGTCTTGATTCTCCTGTGTCACCCCCTTCGCTTTCTCTCTGGCCCCGTGGTTTCAACTCTTCCCTTCCCAGTCCTTTCCTCGATCGCCCAAGCCGCAGACTTTCGCTGCCACGCCCACCCAGGCACACAAGCAGGAGCACATTCAAGTATCTGAACGTAGCCAAggcgtgcaggtgcagccaccgtcttcttttttttttgctcttaCGATTGTTATTTCTTATTCAGACGGCTGCTTCTTCCTAGATTGGTCTGCAagcccaccccctcacacacaaacacacacgcacgcacgcatacatacacgaagccacacacgcacactcgtGCGATACGCAGGTGTGCCGGTatcgctcttctctttcgttgtccgtctccgtcgctgctgctttttgttttttaCTGTtttttctcctctcctgTTGTCTGCACTCAGCTACCAATTCTCTCACTTCGGTTGCGGTCCCTTCACGCCACCCTCTCTTCGCGGCTTTTTCTCGTTTACCACGTCCTTTCGGCACCCTTGTCTGCCCACTGCGGTCACGTGCTTGCCATCCGCTTGCACGTGCGTCGGGGACTGCTGTTGATCTGGCGCCGTTCCTCCTCGAGAACTGTTTCTCCTTGTTCTCGTTGACTCCATAGATCGCGGGGTGGGGAGACCCTTAGAGGCATATAACGCGCCGTCTGGGCGCGTCAAGATAGCTCAGCTGCTCTCATCGTGCCCTCTTAGCCAATTCTCTCTTTTCTGCTTGTCGTTTTACGTgttgtgctgctgtgcttTTCCATCTCTTTTCTCTCGTGTTTGTGGtgtgccgtgtgcgtgtgttgtcGCGTCCTTGCTGTCCGCGTCACTTAGCCACCATTCAAAACTTTTCGTGCTGTGGCCTAGTTTTCGCTTTTTTCCTCACTCGTAACTATATCGACCTCGGTCCGCTGTTTGAGGAGACGTGTCCCAGGTGTGTCGCACTAGCACGTGAGGCGGGGCTTTGTGTCGCTCGTGGGGTTTGCTAACGTTGGCGCGTGAAGCAAATCTGTACACGCGTGCTGCATCGCAACTCCGCACATACACAGGGGATCCGATACGCACATTACATCCGACCACCACACCGGGCGGATCTTTCTCCCTTTCTTATCCTTGTAAGGTTTGGGGTTTTCACCATACAGTCGGATCAGTCCACTCCCCGCCTCCACAGAGCACGCGCCATAATGCCGAGCTTCTTTCTGTTTGGGAGGAAGAAGGATAAGAAGAAAAAGACTCGCGATGGTGCCACAGACGAGGGCGACGCGGCGACTCCCTCGTTGACGGCCAGGGAAAACTCTAACGGCTCGAAAGAATCGGCGACAAAGCACGGTAAAGGATCCACTACGTCTCACGATGCAGCGGGCGGGTCTACGCCCCCAGGTCTAGACACGCCGCCCGCTGACGCCTCCGGCCCAGCCACCGAGACTTCACCACCGTTGCTACCCTCGACGAAGCAACGATCCTATTCCAAAAACACTATGCaggagctgccgccaccgccgccgtcggcgcctccGGCGACCAACTCGCCTAGTCTTCGGGCGAGTGCGGTCCATCTTACCCTCCATCACTCCACGCTCAATGACGCCCCCGTCTCTACCCCGCGCAGCGTGGATCTGTTTCCGCGCGAGTTATCGGAAGTGACGATCCCGCAGCTGACCGAAGTGTTTCAGGTCTTTCGGACGTTCCTCGACAACTGCACAAGCACGGAGGTGAAGCAGAAGTctgtgtcgcagctgcgccaggtCCTTCCCGAgatcgccgccgtcgacacCACTGTGTCGGCTGAGAGGATCAAGGCACAGAACTTCCACCCAACATTTTCGATCGAACCCATACTGAACCACTTGTTGGCGCAGCCGGCAcccctgcgcgcgcgcctctgcctcgccaTCTACCGCTTCTGCGGAGAGCTGTgcgaggagctggagggTGACTTGCTCTGTCAAGAGACAGGGCTCTTTAGTGGCCTGCAATGCATGAACCCGAACCTGCGtcccgccgccgacggcaaTTACGGCATCTCTGGAGATCCACGTCAAGCCTCCCTCTTTGGTGGTAGTTTCACGGAGAACGGGACTGCGAAGATAGAGCGCTGTCCTGACATCGATCTCCCGAAGATCTACAACAGCCTCCTGCACAAGGAAGACTACCTACCGAGTGCCGAAGAGCTCAACGAGATCTTtctgcgcgtgcaggagctgctgcgagtCGAACCAAatgtggtgatggtggcgaTGCCGGCCGTCCTCGTCGGAGATCTGCATGGGCAGATACGCGATCTGCTGGAAAACGTGCTGACACTGGGGGGCCCACTCGTGTCGAAtgaggcgctggcgctggcgtCCCCTAAATCCCATGCGGCCAAGTCGAAGGCGCCCACCTCTAAGAAGAGCGGCAAggcggcaggcgcagcgaAGACCTTCAGTGGGGCGCCGAAAGGTGATGAGAACCGAcccacgcagccgccgaaCTACTTGTTCCTGGGTGACTATGTCGACCGTGGGCCGAGCAGCCTGTCCGTGATTGCACTGCTCTTCACGGCCAAGCTATTATCGCCAAACACCGTGTTTTTGTTGCGTGGTAACCACGAGTGCCCGAATACCAATCGCTTCTACGGCTTCCTCGACGAATGCCACCGTAGCTACCCCATTGTGAACCACAAGGTCATCACGCTCCATATGTGCGCCCGGTCGGCGTCCGAAGAGAACACCGACGGTGCGGCAGCAAATCGAAGCGGCAACAGCTCCCCAGGTGCCAACTCTACCTGCAagggcgacagcggcgccctGAGCACGATCGATACGAACAGCAGCGTCGAGCCGACCGCGGCTGGGATGGGCCGGCATCTCGGCAGGGACTGCGAAGCGAGTCCGGACGACATGGGGTGGGACATGAAGGATCACCCGCTGTGGCTTGTCGCGAATGACGCGCTTTGCTCGCTTCCTCTCTGCGCCGCGCTTTACGAGGAGGTAGAGGACGACGACAGAGCGGCTCTGCCGCCCGCTCctaccgctgccgcgtcgaACACCGAGGACATGCTTGCAGCTGACGGCACCGAGAACCCTGTAGCGGCATCAAAAGCGAAAAAGTCAACCAAAGCGAAAGCCGTAAAGAAGAGTACCCGGTGCAGCATTGGAAACGCGAGTTTCGCAGAGTCCTTCAAGTCTCCGAATCTCGTAGCGGGCAAGTCGCCTACGCTCACTGACGGCAATGCACGCACCACTAGCAACAAGGCAGCCAGTACCTCCACCGAACCGTCACCGCTGTCCCCGCCAAGCGCCAGTGCATTCGTTGCAAAGCCGAAGAAGACGCGGCAggtcgtgcgcgtgtctgcaaTGCACGGTGGCCTGTCCCCCTTCATTGACGACAGCTTCGACGGCATCATCGCCATTTACCGGTTTCGCAACATCGAGCATGGTGCGCTGGCCGATCTCACGTGGTCGGATCCAtcctccagcgcagccgccgacggcgcgacggcgtcggACTCCCGTGCGAACGAGAGCCAGCCACCTTTGAGCAAGTTCCAGTCTGCCTGCGTCTTCAACGGAGCCCCCATTGGCTTCACCGGTAATCCGCGTGGCACAGGGCACATCTTCGGCGAGGATGCCACGATAGACTTCATCAACACAAATCATCTATATTTTatcgtgcgcgcgcatcaGTGCGTGCAGGAGGGCTTTCAGTGGAACCACAAGGACCGCCTGCTGACGGTGTTCTCAGCCCCCAACTACTGCGGTATGCGCAATAAAGGCGCGGTTCTTCTGCTGGATAAGAATGGGGCCCCGACACTGAAACAGTACGCGCACACGGAAGCTGAGGAGAAGTCGCACGCGACGACCACGGGCGCGCCACAGCCACCAAGGCTATTCTCGTAGGGGTGCGCATTGCGCATCCTGACCCGCACTACTGCGCGGTATAGGAACAATTTACCTCATCTCttttctgtgcgtgtgccttgTGACGACTGCTTGTCGATTGGGTGTGGCCCTTCCATTCGCCTCTCCTCTATCCCTTGTGTgagtgtatgtatgtgtgtgtgtgtgtgagtgtgtgtgcgtgcccgcCTGCGTGCATGTGGGTGGGTGTACACTACTGCTGGTAGGCGACGACTCCACTCGTTTTCCGCGTTTGATCTGATCGAGTTATTCAGCGGTGCTTCTTGTCTCTTGCATGTATACGTTTCCttcaccttttttttctctgaATCGCCCTCGACTttgctgccccccccctcccttccttcctcctcgcctttcGTGTCTTTGACTTGATTCTGTGGTTGCTGGCTGCTGTTTCGCCGGAGGGAAAAAATAAAACAAAAAATATGCGGGTCATAGGTTGCGGAAAGGGGACGAGAGAAGGGTTTTCTCTGTGGCTGTGACCTCTGCCCCTCACTCTTTTTCTTCGAATACTGTCGTGGCCTTGCAttctctctatatatatgtgtgtgagtgtgtgttcgtcttttctttcgcgtaggtgtatgtgtgcccACTACCGACGTTAATCACGTCGCATGCATGCACATCGAAATgtgagcacacacacgcacacgcacgcatgaAGGCAGATGAAAACTGAACAAACATACACGTGTGACGGCACAGATGGGGCTCCCGCACACCCACAGCGTAGTGAAacctcccctctttctttgatggcggtgcggtggatgtgtacgtgtgtttGCCTGCTGCACGCTGCTTTCGTCAACGCTTCCTTCCCATCTTCTTTCCCTTTCGCATCGCACCCCTTGTTCATGTGTACCTCTGCTGGAACAACCAAACAGACTCGCACACAACCATAAGCACCCAGTCcagcgtgctgcgccgcttcgccttgttcattttttttttgtcatCTGcatctcccttccccccgaACAGTGACacgagcagcgccggtgtACAGTTCGGCGCCCTTGGAGAGCTCATTCATCGAGGATGCTCGGCGCACAGGCTGTTCCTTCGTTCCTGCTGGCgttggcgtcgtcgtcgtcagcgccgcaGTGCACGCAGCCTCAGCAGCTGATCGAGTGTAGGCCACACGACACACTTGTGCAGCATTCCCCGTACGGGCCGTCACGGAACACCACCTACGGGTGGGGCAATCTCTTCCAACCCCCCATGACCGCCACCGTTCCTGGCCACCCGTGCATCCACATCGGGATCAGCTCGCTGAACGGCGTGCCGACTGTCGGGAAATCGGACAGGTCGATGCGCAGCCTACTGACTCAGTACCGTAAGAAGTTCAACTGCTTGGAGCACTGCCACCCTTACCATAAGGTGGGAGACGCGGGGACATGGAAGGCGTGGGCGGACATGGTGAGGAACAGCAatgtcgccgacggcggccgcatcCATTCACTCGAAACGGTATCGGcgcccccaccacacaccgttgaaggcgccgctgccgctggtgtcGCCTCCGCGGGAGCGACGCCGTTGTGCCCTCTCGCCGTCAACGCCAACCGTTTCTTGTACACCATCAAGGCGAACAACCTCCTCACTCACGTCAAGCAACTGCAGATGGACGACGCGGATGTGCTGGCTCACGTGCAGGTTTTTTTCCAAGAGCGGTGTCCATTGCTGGAGCCATTTTTGGGCCCTGTGCTGGTGCAGCTACCGCCGTCCTTTGGGTACTCAGCTGCCAACGTGCAGCGACTCACCCGGCTGCATCAGCTTCTTTCCcaagaggaggtgctgctgctagAGGCAACGTCGGTGTCGCCAACGGCTTTTTCGTCTTCAGGAACCTCCTCGACACCAGCGCCGTCCTCGAGTGCACCGCGGAGCCAGcgacgcctccgcgtcgcGGTGGAGTTCCGAAGTCGCTCGTGGTACCGCGACGAGACGTTCGCCCTCCTGCGCTCCTTTCGCTGGGCACTTGTGGTGGC
The window above is part of the Leishmania major strain Friedlin complete genome, chromosome 36 genome. Proteins encoded here:
- a CDS encoding putative serine/threonine protein phosphatase, producing MPSFFLFGRKKDKKKKTRDGATDEGDAATPSLTARENSNGSKESATKHGKGSTTSHDAAGGSTPPGLDTPPADASGPATETSPPLLPSTKQRSYSKNTMQELPPPPPSAPPATNSPSLRASAVHLTLHHSTLNDAPVSTPRSVDLFPRELSEVTIPQLTEVFQVFRTFLDNCTSTEVKQKSVSQLRQVLPEIAAVDTTVSAERIKAQNFHPTFSIEPILNHLLAQPAPLRARLCLAIYRFCGELCEELEGDLLCQETGLFSGLQCMNPNLRPAADGNYGISGDPRQASLFGGSFTENGTAKIERCPDIDLPKIYNSLLHKEDYLPSAEELNEIFLRVQELLRVEPNVVMVAMPAVLVGDLHGQIRDLLENVLTLGGPLVSNEALALASPKSHAAKSKAPTSKKSGKAAGAAKTFSGAPKGDENRPTQPPNYLFLGDYVDRGPSSLSVIALLFTAKLLSPNTVFLLRGNHECPNTNRFYGFLDECHRSYPIVNHKVITLHMCARSASEENTDGAAANRSGNSSPGANSTCKGDSGALSTIDTNSSVEPTAAGMGRHLGRDCEASPDDMGWDMKDHPLWLVANDALCSLPLCAALYEEVEDDDRAALPPAPTAAASNTEDMLAADGTENPVAASKAKKSTKAKAVKKSTRCSIGNASFAESFKSPNLVAGKSPTLTDGNARTTSNKAASTSTEPSPLSPPSASAFVAKPKKTRQVVRVSAMHGGLSPFIDDSFDGIIAIYRFRNIEHGALADLTWSDPSSSAAADGATASDSRANESQPPLSKFQSACVFNGAPIGFTGNPRGTGHIFGEDATIDFINTNHLYFIVRAHQCVQEGFQWNHKDRLLTVFSAPNYCGMRNKGAVLLLDKNGAPTLKQYAHTEAEEKSHATTTGAPQPPRLFS
- the ALG3 gene encoding putative dolichyl-P-Man:GDP-Man5GlcNAc2-PP-dolichyl alpha-1,3-mannosyltransferase; translated protein: MRFMDVALAAEAVVIITVILTVPYTEIDWKAYMEEVEGFLAGELDYRNLKGGTGPLVYPGGFVWVYSVLYYLTKKGEAIELAQWIYAGVYLVTLTIILRLYTRSGLTWKTMIPLFVSKRIRSLYVLRLFNDCWAMLFLFAAVSFIAGRPSGAAKRSRQWFIGCLCYSIAVSIKMNVLLFAPGMLYVMLRTLPFGRVAWYLLVCAAWQVAAGLPFLAYDYRAYLSKSFELDRVFLQRWSVNYQFLNAEIFVKPEFGQALLAMTVATWVLLWRTRWAARTYLTDAEAQVLHPAISDTRRQNTPLRRGTADGDETMDDEAQEQAVYAATLLTFFEANLVGVIFARSIHYQFYTWFFYMVPFVLAYTTFPRVLRLVSFALIRQGFESFPPTPKTSMMLQGGFALTLFAFLFLGREARPAATREEAHPTRDNEPKLPQTQGTADATGGEKIR